A genomic region of Mesobacillus jeotgali contains the following coding sequences:
- the ribF gene encoding bifunctional riboflavin kinase/FAD synthetase: protein MKLIKLNHPHEYRREDFPPMAMALGYFDGVHLGHQQVIKEAKKEAEAKGLKSAVMTFDPHPSVVLGKSVQHMEYITPLDDKTRIIENLGVDYLFVVNFSIEFSSLLPQEFVDQYIIGLNVHHVVAGFDYSYGKMGKGNMETIQFHSRGKFDFTVVSKLSTQEEEKVSSTLIRTFLRDGKVEEMPALLGRFYTTEGTVINGERRGRTIGFPTANVQIEEQYILPPTGVYAVKIQVEGAWHEGVCNVGYKPTFHKEKKDKPSVEVHIFKFNKEIYGESAVIEWHLRLRSERKFEGIQQLVAQIEKDKQEAMLYFEKNKG from the coding sequence GTGAAATTGATTAAGCTAAACCATCCTCATGAATATAGAAGAGAAGACTTTCCACCGATGGCCATGGCACTAGGTTATTTTGACGGAGTGCATTTAGGCCATCAGCAGGTCATCAAAGAAGCGAAAAAAGAGGCTGAAGCCAAAGGCCTGAAGAGTGCGGTCATGACCTTTGATCCTCATCCTTCTGTAGTTCTAGGCAAAAGCGTCCAACACATGGAATATATAACACCCTTGGATGATAAAACTCGAATAATCGAGAATCTGGGTGTGGATTACTTATTTGTTGTCAATTTTTCTATCGAATTCTCAAGTCTTTTACCCCAGGAGTTTGTCGATCAATATATCATCGGGTTGAATGTACACCATGTCGTTGCAGGATTCGACTATTCTTACGGCAAAATGGGGAAAGGGAATATGGAGACAATCCAGTTCCATTCAAGAGGTAAGTTCGATTTTACAGTAGTATCAAAGTTGTCCACTCAAGAAGAAGAAAAGGTTAGCTCTACTTTGATCCGTACCTTTTTAAGGGACGGAAAGGTGGAGGAGATGCCAGCATTGCTAGGGAGATTTTACACCACTGAGGGAACGGTTATAAATGGAGAACGCCGCGGGCGCACAATTGGTTTTCCGACGGCGAATGTTCAGATAGAAGAACAGTACATTCTTCCTCCTACAGGAGTTTACGCGGTCAAGATTCAGGTTGAAGGAGCATGGCATGAAGGTGTCTGCAATGTCGGTTACAAACCCACCTTCCACAAGGAGAAAAAGGACAAACCTTCAGTGGAAGTCCACATCTTCAAATTTAATAAAGAGATCTACGGGGAGTCAGCAGTGATAGAGTGGCACCTCCGTCTTAGAAGTGAGCGGAAATTCGAGGGAATACAGCAGCTTGTTGCCCAAATCGAAAAAGATAAGCAAGAAGCAATGCTGTACTTTGAAAAAAACAAGGGTTAG
- a CDS encoding polysaccharide deacetylase family protein — MRKFILISVMLIAGWTMVNNPFSNTYVTGLKAGTIAVTGNENSLMSEIAMKAKEYEIEPSDARKDPVWKVIPGYNGLKVDVKKSYSKMEQEGKFNPEKLVFKQVPPQVHLSDLPPMAIYKGHPEKPMVSFIINVAWGNEYLSGMLATLKKHNVTASFFLEGRWVKNNPGMAKMIADAGHEIGNHSFTHPNMKQLSAPKINEEIRRTNEVIEAVTGVKTKWFAPPSGYYKDEVVEIAAAHNLGTVMWSVDTIDWQKPSPEKLINRVIGKVHNGAMILMHPTESTAASLDQLITQIKDKDLQIGTVSSMLSENRIVSAKKMKE, encoded by the coding sequence ATGAGAAAGTTCATATTAATTTCTGTCATGTTGATTGCGGGCTGGACCATGGTGAACAATCCATTCTCTAATACATATGTAACAGGCCTAAAAGCAGGGACAATTGCGGTGACGGGAAATGAGAATTCATTAATGTCAGAGATCGCAATGAAAGCAAAAGAATATGAAATTGAACCATCGGATGCGAGGAAGGATCCGGTCTGGAAGGTAATCCCTGGTTACAACGGTCTTAAAGTAGATGTCAAAAAATCATATAGCAAGATGGAGCAGGAAGGAAAATTCAATCCTGAAAAGCTAGTCTTCAAGCAGGTGCCACCTCAAGTCCATCTAAGTGACTTGCCGCCAATGGCAATCTATAAAGGACATCCTGAAAAGCCGATGGTAAGCTTTATTATCAATGTAGCATGGGGAAATGAATACTTGTCAGGAATGCTGGCAACATTGAAGAAGCATAATGTGACCGCAAGTTTTTTTCTTGAAGGCAGATGGGTAAAGAATAATCCAGGTATGGCGAAAATGATTGCCGATGCGGGGCATGAAATAGGCAACCACTCATTTACACATCCAAACATGAAACAACTTTCTGCTCCAAAAATCAATGAAGAGATTAGAAGGACAAATGAAGTCATTGAGGCAGTAACCGGAGTAAAAACTAAATGGTTTGCTCCCCCTAGCGGATACTACAAGGATGAAGTAGTTGAAATTGCTGCAGCCCATAATTTAGGGACTGTCATGTGGAGCGTTGATACAATCGACTGGCAAAAGCCATCGCCAGAAAAACTGATTAACAGGGTGATTGGGAAGGTTCATAATGGCGCAATGATTTTAATGCATCCAACAGAGTCGACGGCTGCCTCACTCGACCAATTGATCACACAAATAAAAGATAAAGATCTACAAATTGGAACGGTATCAAGTATGTTGAGTGAAAATCGGATAGTATCGGCAAAAAAAATGAAAGAATAG
- the pnp gene encoding polyribonucleotide nucleotidyltransferase produces the protein MEQEKQIFSFDWAGRKLTVEIGQLAKQANGAVLVRYGDTAVLSTATASKEPKNLDFFPLTVNYEERLYAVGKIPGGFIKREGRPSEKAILASRLIDRPIRPLFADGFRNDVQVISIVMSVDQNCSSEMAAMFGSSLALCVSDIPFEGPIAGVTVGRIDGKFIINPSVEETEKSDMHLVVAGTMDAINMVEAGADEVPEEVMLEAIMFGHDEIKRLIAFQQEIVAQVGKEKREITLFEIDKELEAEVRGICEQDMLAAIQVQEKHAREDAIKEVKNAVVARYEEQEADADQLKMVKQILDKIVKGEVRRLITEEKVRPDGRGVDEIRPLSSEVGLLPRTHGSGLFTRGQTQALSICTLGAMGDVQILDGLGIEEEKRFMHHYNFPLFSVGETGPIRGPGRREIGHGALGERALEPVIPNEKDFPYTVRLVSEVLESNGSTSQASICASTLALMDAGVPIKAPVAGIAMGLIKSGEHYSILSDIQGMEDHLGDMDFKVAGTAKGVTALQMDIKIEGLSREILDEALQQAKKGRMHILESMLATIKEPREQLSQYAPKIITMWIKPDKIRDVIGPSGKQINKIIEETGVKIDIEQDGTVFIGSVDEEMIQRAKKIIEDIVREVEVGEMYLGKVRRIEKFGAFVEIFPGKDGLVHISELAEERVGKVEDVLKLGDELLVKVTEIDKQGRVNLSRKAVLKEQREKAEKQS, from the coding sequence ATGGAACAAGAAAAACAAATTTTTTCCTTTGACTGGGCAGGACGCAAGCTTACTGTTGAAATTGGACAGCTTGCAAAGCAGGCAAATGGTGCAGTCCTTGTCCGTTACGGAGATACCGCTGTATTAAGTACAGCGACTGCGTCAAAAGAACCGAAGAATTTAGACTTCTTCCCATTGACTGTCAATTATGAAGAAAGACTATATGCTGTCGGAAAAATTCCTGGCGGCTTTATTAAGCGTGAAGGGCGTCCAAGCGAAAAGGCTATTCTTGCGAGCCGTTTGATCGACCGTCCGATCCGTCCTTTATTCGCAGATGGCTTCCGTAATGATGTCCAGGTAATCAGCATCGTCATGAGTGTGGATCAAAATTGCTCCTCTGAAATGGCTGCAATGTTTGGTTCATCATTGGCACTATGTGTTTCTGATATTCCATTTGAAGGACCGATTGCTGGTGTGACAGTAGGAAGAATTGATGGAAAGTTCATTATCAATCCATCTGTTGAAGAGACGGAAAAGAGCGATATGCATCTTGTTGTTGCAGGTACAATGGATGCGATTAACATGGTTGAAGCCGGCGCTGATGAAGTTCCTGAAGAAGTAATGCTTGAAGCGATCATGTTCGGACATGACGAAATCAAGCGTTTGATTGCTTTCCAACAGGAAATCGTTGCACAAGTTGGTAAAGAGAAACGTGAAATCACTCTTTTTGAAATTGACAAAGAACTAGAAGCGGAAGTTCGTGGGATTTGTGAACAAGACATGCTTGCTGCCATCCAGGTACAAGAAAAACATGCGCGCGAAGACGCTATCAAAGAAGTGAAAAATGCTGTAGTTGCTCGCTATGAAGAGCAGGAAGCGGATGCAGACCAGCTTAAAATGGTGAAACAGATCCTTGATAAAATCGTCAAAGGTGAAGTGCGCCGCTTGATCACGGAAGAAAAAGTACGTCCAGACGGCCGTGGAGTCGACGAAATCCGCCCGCTTTCTTCAGAAGTAGGCTTGCTTCCGCGAACTCATGGTTCGGGCTTGTTCACAAGGGGACAAACACAGGCGCTAAGCATCTGTACACTTGGAGCTATGGGAGATGTCCAAATCCTTGATGGACTTGGAATCGAAGAAGAAAAACGCTTTATGCACCATTATAACTTCCCATTATTCTCTGTAGGTGAAACTGGACCGATTCGCGGACCAGGCCGACGTGAAATTGGGCACGGTGCGCTTGGTGAACGTGCACTTGAACCTGTTATCCCTAATGAAAAAGACTTCCCATATACAGTCCGCCTTGTTTCCGAGGTTCTTGAATCAAATGGTTCTACTTCACAGGCGAGTATTTGTGCAAGTACACTAGCTTTGATGGATGCTGGTGTGCCAATTAAAGCACCGGTAGCTGGTATTGCTATGGGTCTAATCAAATCAGGAGAACACTACTCGATTCTCTCTGATATCCAGGGTATGGAAGACCACCTTGGTGACATGGACTTCAAAGTAGCCGGAACTGCAAAAGGTGTAACAGCTCTGCAGATGGATATCAAAATTGAAGGGTTGTCCCGTGAGATTCTTGATGAAGCTTTACAACAGGCGAAAAAAGGTCGTATGCATATTCTTGAATCCATGCTTGCTACTATCAAAGAACCACGTGAACAGCTTTCACAATATGCTCCGAAAATCATTACGATGTGGATCAAGCCGGATAAAATCCGCGACGTCATTGGACCAAGCGGAAAACAAATCAATAAAATCATTGAAGAAACTGGCGTAAAGATCGATATCGAACAAGATGGTACGGTGTTTATTGGATCAGTAGACGAAGAAATGATCCAAAGAGCCAAGAAAATCATTGAAGACATCGTCCGTGAAGTCGAAGTTGGAGAGATGTATCTTGGTAAAGTCCGCCGCATTGAAAAGTTTGGTGCGTTCGTAGAAATCTTCCCTGGAAAAGACGGTTTGGTACACATTTCCGAGCTTGCTGAAGAGCGGGTAGGAAAAGTTGAAGATGTCCTTAAGCTTGGAGATGAACTTCTGGTTAAGGTCACTGAAATCGACAAGCAAGGAAGAGTCAATCTTTCACGCAAGGCAGTGTTAAAAGAACAGCGTGAAAAAGCTGAAAAACAATCATAA
- the asd gene encoding aspartate-semialdehyde dehydrogenase, translated as MSERKGYRVAVVGATGAVGQQMIQTLESRDFPVSELLLLSSSRSAGTKVQYKGKELTVQEAKPESFEGVDIALFSAGGSVSKELAPEAVKRGAIVVDNTSAFRMDENTPLVVPEVNEEDLHSHNGIIANPNCSTIQMVVALEPLRKKFGLEKIIVSTYQAVSGAGAAAVEELEEQTQAILNGEEYEPKILPVKSADKHYQIAFNAIPQIDTFVDNGFTYEEMKMINETKKIMHMPELQVAATCVRLPVGTGHSESVYIEIGQDGVSAADVKELLSDAPGVVLQDDPDQQLYPMPAFCVGKNDVFVGRIRKDLDNEKGFHMWVVSDNLLKGAAWNSVQIAESLVKLRIVK; from the coding sequence ATGTCAGAGAGAAAAGGTTACCGTGTAGCAGTAGTTGGAGCAACAGGAGCAGTAGGACAGCAGATGATCCAGACGCTTGAAAGCAGGGACTTCCCTGTATCTGAGCTATTATTGCTGTCATCATCAAGATCAGCTGGTACAAAGGTTCAATATAAAGGCAAAGAGCTGACAGTACAGGAAGCCAAGCCAGAAAGCTTTGAAGGTGTAGATATCGCTCTGTTCAGCGCTGGAGGAAGTGTTTCTAAGGAACTGGCACCAGAAGCAGTAAAACGCGGAGCAATCGTGGTAGATAACACTAGTGCATTCCGCATGGATGAGAACACGCCACTTGTCGTTCCTGAAGTAAATGAAGAGGATCTGCATTCACACAATGGAATCATCGCTAACCCGAACTGCTCTACGATCCAGATGGTCGTAGCATTGGAGCCATTACGGAAAAAGTTCGGCCTGGAAAAGATTATCGTATCCACGTACCAGGCAGTATCTGGTGCAGGTGCTGCTGCTGTCGAGGAGCTGGAGGAGCAGACTCAGGCAATCCTGAACGGAGAAGAATATGAACCAAAGATCCTTCCGGTCAAGTCAGCGGATAAGCACTACCAGATTGCATTCAACGCCATTCCACAGATCGATACATTCGTAGATAACGGTTTTACGTATGAAGAAATGAAAATGATCAATGAAACTAAGAAAATCATGCACATGCCTGAGTTGCAGGTTGCGGCAACATGCGTACGTCTGCCGGTAGGCACAGGTCATTCAGAATCGGTGTATATTGAAATTGGCCAGGACGGTGTTTCCGCAGCTGATGTAAAAGAACTTTTGTCTGATGCACCAGGAGTTGTCCTGCAGGACGATCCTGATCAGCAGCTGTATCCAATGCCAGCATTCTGCGTTGGCAAAAATGACGTATTTGTCGGCAGAATCAGGAAGGATCTTGACAACGAAAAGGGCTTCCATATGTGGGTAGTTTCTGACAACTTGTTAAAAGGTGCTGCATGGAACTCAGTCCAGATTGCAGAAAGTCTTGTAAAGCTTAGAATAGTAAAATAA
- a CDS encoding YlmC/YmxH family sporulation protein produces the protein MKLSELGGKEIVDVKRAERLGVLGQTDLEINERTGQIEALIIPSLKWFGLRKQSGEVRVPWKHIKKIGSDMIIIDIPDDEE, from the coding sequence ATGAAATTAAGTGAACTTGGTGGAAAAGAAATCGTCGATGTTAAGAGGGCAGAAAGATTGGGCGTACTTGGGCAGACAGATTTGGAAATCAATGAGAGGACAGGCCAAATAGAGGCCTTGATCATCCCTTCTTTAAAATGGTTTGGACTCCGCAAACAATCAGGAGAAGTAAGAGTTCCGTGGAAGCATATCAAAAAAATAGGTTCAGACATGATTATCATTGACATCCCTGATGACGAAGAGTAA
- the dpaA gene encoding dipicolinic acid synthetase subunit A, translated as MLTGMQIAVIGGDARQLEIIRKLTELDAKLSLIGFEQLDHAFTGASKEKIDEVDFSIQDALILPVPGTSMEGQVETIFSNEKVVLIKEMLEKTPEHCSVYSGISNSYLNGITNQANRKLVQLFARDDVAIYNSIPTVEGTIMMAIQHTDFTIHGSRVAVLGLGRVGMSVARTFHALGAKVKVGARKSEHIARITEMGLEPFLLSDIGKAVSDSDICINTIPHQIVTASVISRMPAHTLIIDLASKPGGTDFRYAEKRGIKALLAPGLPGIVAPKTAGQILANVLSQLLMEDFINRKEKEG; from the coding sequence ATGCTGACAGGAATGCAAATCGCGGTTATCGGCGGTGATGCGAGACAGCTGGAGATTATTCGCAAGCTGACAGAGCTTGATGCAAAGCTTTCTTTAATAGGCTTCGAGCAGTTGGACCATGCTTTTACAGGTGCCTCAAAAGAAAAGATAGATGAAGTTGATTTTTCCATACAGGATGCTTTGATCCTGCCTGTTCCAGGCACGAGTATGGAGGGCCAGGTCGAGACCATTTTCTCGAATGAAAAAGTAGTTCTTATAAAAGAAATGCTTGAAAAGACTCCTGAACATTGCTCAGTTTATTCAGGCATCAGTAATTCATATTTAAACGGGATTACAAATCAAGCAAACAGGAAACTCGTACAGTTATTCGCTCGGGATGATGTTGCAATATATAACTCGATCCCAACGGTCGAAGGAACGATCATGATGGCAATCCAACATACGGATTTCACCATCCATGGCTCAAGGGTAGCGGTTCTCGGACTTGGAAGAGTTGGGATGAGTGTCGCGAGAACCTTCCATGCCCTTGGAGCAAAGGTGAAGGTAGGAGCACGGAAAAGCGAACACATTGCAAGGATAACTGAAATGGGATTAGAGCCGTTCCTTTTATCCGATATAGGCAAGGCAGTCTCAGATTCCGATATTTGCATCAATACGATTCCTCATCAAATCGTTACTGCCTCCGTCATTTCGAGGATGCCTGCTCATACTTTGATCATCGACCTTGCATCCAAACCAGGTGGAACGGATTTTCGCTATGCGGAAAAACGTGGAATCAAAGCATTGCTTGCGCCTGGATTGCCAGGAATCGTTGCCCCGAAAACAGCGGGACAAATTTTGGCGAATGTTCTTTCTCAGCTGCTTATGGAAGACTTTATAAACCGAAAGGAGAAAGAAGGATGA
- the dapA gene encoding 4-hydroxy-tetrahydrodipicolinate synthase, which produces MVQFGRVSTAMVTPFDHKGHIDFNKTTQLVNHLIDNGTDSLVVAGTTGESPTLSKEEKIALFQHVVKVVDKRVPVIAGTGSNNTYATIELTRKAEEIGVDAIMIVAPYYNKPNQEGLYQHFKAAAEATSLPVMVYNIPGRSVVNILPETVIRLAEIPNIVAVKEASGDLNAMTQIIANTPDDFLLYSGDDGLTLPVLAIGGTGIVSVASHVIGNEMQAMVDAFFSGRNADAANLHQRLLPIMQGLFAAPSPAPVKTALQLKGLDVGSVRLPMVPLTEQERSAVAKLFK; this is translated from the coding sequence ATGGTTCAATTCGGAAGAGTATCCACAGCAATGGTGACCCCATTTGACCACAAAGGTCACATTGATTTCAATAAAACGACCCAGCTAGTAAACCATTTGATCGATAACGGGACTGATTCCCTTGTGGTTGCAGGGACAACAGGTGAATCCCCAACTCTATCTAAAGAAGAGAAAATCGCATTATTCCAGCACGTCGTGAAGGTTGTTGACAAGAGGGTTCCTGTCATAGCCGGAACGGGCAGCAACAACACTTATGCTACAATCGAACTGACTAGAAAAGCTGAAGAGATTGGTGTGGACGCGATCATGATCGTAGCACCATACTATAATAAGCCAAACCAGGAGGGCCTTTACCAGCATTTTAAGGCAGCTGCTGAAGCTACCTCACTGCCAGTCATGGTGTATAACATTCCGGGCAGGTCAGTAGTCAACATTCTGCCAGAAACAGTCATCAGGCTTGCTGAAATCCCGAACATTGTCGCTGTAAAAGAAGCGAGCGGTGACTTGAACGCCATGACGCAAATCATCGCAAATACACCGGACGATTTCCTTCTATACAGTGGAGATGACGGATTGACTCTGCCAGTGCTTGCAATCGGCGGTACTGGAATTGTATCTGTAGCTTCACATGTAATTGGAAATGAAATGCAAGCTATGGTCGATGCATTCTTCAGCGGACGGAATGCTGATGCAGCAAACCTGCACCAGCGACTGCTGCCAATCATGCAAGGACTTTTCGCGGCTCCAAGCCCGGCACCAGTTAAAACGGCATTACAACTAAAAGGGCTTGATGTAGGATCTGTACGTTTGCCAATGGTGCCATTGACTGAACAGGAAAGATCCGCAGTAGCAAAACTATTCAAATAA
- the dapG gene encoding aspartate kinase produces the protein MKIIVQKFGGTSVRDEQSRIQAMSHIKKAIADGYKAVVVVSAMGRKGDPYATDTLLSLMGGSDSKISKREHDLLLSCGETISSVVFTNMLLENGINATALTGAQAGFRTNSEHTNARILDMKCDRLLRELDQVDVVVVAGFQGAAKNGDVTTIGRGGSDTSAAALGAALNAEWIDIFTDVEGIMTADPRIADNARPLSVVTYTEVCNMAYQGAKVIHPRAVEIAMQAKVPIRIRSTYSDGLGTLVTTLNRENKGTDIKERPVTGIAHVSNVSQIKVFAKKDQYNLQSEVFKAMANENISVDFINISPNGVVYTVLDEMTDRAVKVLEGLGHTPQIERHCAKVSVVGAGMAGVPGVTSKIVTALSEKGIRILQSADSHTTIWVLVKQEDLGKAVNALHDAFQLEEETADFERQDI, from the coding sequence ATGAAAATAATCGTTCAAAAATTTGGCGGTACATCTGTCCGAGACGAACAAAGCCGCATCCAAGCGATGAGTCATATTAAGAAGGCGATCGCGGATGGATATAAAGCGGTGGTAGTCGTTTCTGCGATGGGCAGGAAGGGAGATCCGTATGCTACTGACACTCTACTCAGCCTGATGGGAGGAAGTGACAGCAAGATCAGCAAGAGGGAGCATGATCTGCTTCTATCGTGCGGAGAAACGATTTCCAGTGTCGTTTTTACCAATATGCTGCTTGAAAATGGCATTAATGCAACTGCGCTTACAGGTGCCCAGGCGGGTTTCAGGACAAATAGCGAGCATACGAACGCAAGAATTCTGGATATGAAGTGCGACCGGTTGCTGAGAGAACTGGATCAGGTCGACGTTGTCGTCGTGGCTGGATTCCAGGGTGCTGCAAAAAATGGGGACGTGACAACAATCGGCAGGGGCGGCAGTGACACATCGGCTGCAGCACTTGGCGCAGCGTTAAACGCGGAGTGGATTGACATCTTTACCGATGTCGAAGGAATCATGACTGCTGATCCGAGAATTGCTGATAACGCACGGCCACTTTCGGTGGTAACATATACAGAAGTTTGTAATATGGCTTACCAGGGAGCAAAGGTAATTCACCCTCGTGCCGTTGAGATCGCCATGCAGGCAAAAGTTCCGATCAGAATCAGGTCTACCTACTCGGATGGCCTGGGCACGCTGGTTACTACTCTTAACCGTGAAAACAAAGGAACGGACATCAAGGAACGGCCAGTAACAGGAATTGCCCATGTTTCAAATGTAAGCCAAATAAAGGTTTTTGCAAAAAAGGACCAATACAATCTCCAATCCGAAGTTTTTAAGGCGATGGCCAATGAAAACATCAGCGTAGATTTTATCAATATTTCTCCAAATGGAGTTGTCTATACGGTTTTAGACGAAATGACGGACCGGGCAGTAAAAGTATTGGAAGGGTTGGGACACACTCCGCAAATTGAGAGACATTGTGCAAAGGTCTCCGTTGTCGGGGCAGGGATGGCAGGAGTCCCAGGCGTAACCTCAAAGATCGTTACAGCTTTATCTGAAAAAGGCATCCGCATCCTTCAGTCTGCCGACAGCCATACAACCATTTGGGTATTGGTCAAACAAGAGGATTTAGGAAAGGCAGTAAATGCATTGCATGATGCCTTCCAACTCGAAGAGGAAACAGCAGATTTCGAGCGTCAAGATATTTAA
- the rpsO gene encoding 30S ribosomal protein S15 translates to MAITKERKNELINEFKTHESDTGSPEVQIAVLTAEINTLNDHLRVHKKDHHSRRGLLKMVGKRRNLLTYLRNKDVARYRELINKLGLRR, encoded by the coding sequence ATGGCAATCACAAAAGAACGTAAAAACGAACTTATCAACGAATTCAAGACTCACGAGAGTGATACTGGATCTCCAGAAGTTCAAATCGCTGTCCTTACTGCAGAAATCAACACATTGAACGACCACTTGCGCGTTCACAAGAAGGACCACCACTCACGTCGCGGTCTTTTGAAAATGGTAGGTAAGCGTCGTAATCTTTTGACTTACCTTCGTAACAAGGATGTTGCTCGTTACCGCGAGTTAATCAACAAGCTTGGTCTACGTAGATAG
- a CDS encoding M16 family metallopeptidase, translating into MIKKYTCQNGVRIVLEQIPTVRSVAIGVWIGTGSRNENPENNGISHFLEHMFFKGTKTRSAREIAESFDSIGGQVNAFTSKEYTCYYAKVLDNHAQYALEVLADMFFNSTFDPEELNKEKNVVNEEIKMYEDTPDDIVHDLLSQAVYGDHPLGYPILGTEETLQSFTGEKLEQYMHDTYRPENVVISIAGNVPESFINNAEKFFGSYEASKEKMEYEKPAFHATQASRKKETEQAHLCLGFEGLQIGHSDVYSLIVLNNVLGGSMSSRLFQEVREQRGLAYSVFSYHSAYRDSGMVTIYGGTGANQLGVLYETIQDTLTKLRAEGITEKELNNSKEQLKGSLMLSLESTNSRMSRNGKNELLLGRHRSLDEIVEQIDQVTKDSVDGMANKIFTDKYSVSLISPNGQLPNL; encoded by the coding sequence ATGATAAAGAAATATACATGCCAAAACGGTGTAAGAATCGTACTAGAACAAATTCCGACTGTCCGTTCTGTCGCAATCGGAGTATGGATCGGAACGGGCTCCCGTAATGAAAACCCAGAGAATAATGGGATTTCCCATTTCCTTGAGCATATGTTTTTCAAAGGCACCAAAACAAGGTCTGCCAGAGAAATCGCAGAGTCCTTTGACAGCATTGGCGGCCAGGTGAATGCATTCACTTCCAAGGAATATACCTGCTATTACGCTAAGGTGTTAGATAATCACGCACAATATGCACTTGAAGTTTTAGCGGATATGTTCTTTAATTCTACCTTTGATCCAGAGGAGCTTAATAAAGAGAAGAACGTTGTAAATGAAGAAATCAAGATGTATGAAGATACACCTGATGATATCGTGCATGATTTGCTTAGTCAGGCTGTATATGGTGACCATCCACTGGGGTATCCAATCCTTGGTACGGAAGAAACGCTCCAAAGTTTTACAGGAGAAAAATTGGAGCAGTATATGCATGATACTTACAGACCGGAAAACGTGGTCATTTCCATTGCTGGGAACGTTCCGGAATCTTTCATTAATAATGCTGAGAAATTCTTTGGCTCATATGAAGCGAGCAAAGAGAAGATGGAGTATGAGAAACCAGCGTTCCACGCAACACAGGCTTCCCGGAAAAAAGAAACTGAACAAGCACATCTGTGCCTTGGGTTTGAGGGTTTGCAAATCGGCCATTCAGACGTTTATAGCCTGATTGTCTTGAACAATGTACTGGGTGGCAGCATGAGCAGCAGATTGTTCCAGGAGGTACGTGAACAACGCGGCCTTGCTTATTCAGTATTTTCCTATCACTCAGCTTACCGTGATAGCGGAATGGTCACTATTTATGGCGGGACCGGTGCAAATCAGCTGGGCGTTTTATATGAAACAATCCAGGACACACTCACAAAGCTGCGCGCAGAGGGAATTACGGAGAAAGAACTCAACAACAGCAAAGAGCAGCTTAAAGGCAGCCTGATGCTAAGCCTTGAGAGCACAAACAGCCGTATGAGCAGAAACGGAAAAAATGAACTTCTGCTAGGAAGACACCGTTCCCTTGATGAAATCGTCGAACAGATCGACCAGGTGACCAAGGACAGCGTCGACGGCATGGCCAATAAGATCTTCACAGACAAATACTCGGTTTCGTTGATCAGTCCAAATGGCCAACTGCCAAACCTATAG
- a CDS encoding dipicolinate synthase subunit B, with protein MSLKGKKIGFGLTGSHCTYDAVFPEIEKLVNAGAEVLPVVTFTVKNTETRFGKGEDWVQRIEELTGNKVIDSIVKAEPLGPKIPLDCMVIAPLTGNSMSKFANAMTDSPVLMAAKATLRNQKPVVLGISTNDALGLNGVNLMRLMATKNIYMIPFGQDDPVKKPNSMVARMEMLSETIVEAMNGKQLQPVLVERYKDN; from the coding sequence ATGAGTTTAAAAGGTAAGAAGATTGGTTTTGGATTAACAGGCTCACATTGTACGTACGACGCTGTTTTTCCGGAAATTGAAAAGTTAGTGAATGCAGGCGCTGAAGTTTTACCTGTTGTCACATTCACTGTTAAAAATACAGAAACACGTTTTGGCAAAGGTGAAGATTGGGTACAGCGGATTGAAGAGCTAACAGGTAATAAAGTGATTGATTCGATTGTAAAGGCAGAACCTCTAGGTCCGAAAATTCCCCTTGATTGCATGGTTATTGCACCGCTGACGGGTAACTCCATGAGCAAGTTTGCAAATGCAATGACAGATTCGCCAGTCTTGATGGCTGCGAAAGCAACATTAAGGAACCAAAAACCAGTTGTCCTTGGTATTTCCACGAACGATGCATTGGGGCTTAACGGAGTAAACCTCATGAGGCTGATGGCGACAAAGAATATTTACATGATTCCTTTTGGCCAGGATGATCCTGTGAAAAAGCCAAATTCAATGGTTGCAAGAATGGAGATGCTTTCCGAAACAATCGTTGAAGCAATGAATGGAAAACAGTTACAGCCTGTATTAGTCGAGCGGTACAAGGATAACTAA